The Microbacterium amylolyticum genome includes the window TTCAGCGTGCTGTTTAGCGGCATCGGCGTGCCGCAGTCGACGACGACGGTCGAATCGGTGTCCGAGTGTGTTCTCCCCGCGGATTCCGCCCAGACCTCGTGTGAGGACGGCGACCCGGCCTCACCCGCGGCCGCCGCGGGACTCCAACCCGGCGATGACATTGTCTCCGTGGACGGAACGCCCGTCACAACATTCGCCGAGGCCTCCGCGATCATCCGCGACCGGCCGGGCCAGGGCACGGCCGTCGACGTCCTCCGCGACGGTCAGTCTGTCTCGTTGCGGGTCACGCCGGTTCTCGCGACGAATACCTATGTGAATGATGCCGGAGAGCAGATCACCGACGAGGTCGGCTTCGTTGGCTTCAGCCCGACGACCGAACGCGTTCGGGAACCACTTTGGACAGGAGCAGAGGCCGCAGGGGACAACATCGCCGCGGTGTCTCAGATCATCGTCCAGCTGCCTGTGCTCCTCTACGACACCGCTGTCGACATGTTCACGGGACAAGACCGCGACCCCAATGGTCCGATTAGCGTGATCGGTGTTGGCCGCATCGCCGGGGAGGTCGCCTCCTACGAGGCGCCGATCATCGATCGCATCGCGGTGATCATCAACCTTCTCGCATCACTGAACATCGCCCTGATGGTCTTTAATCTGATTCCCTTGCTTCCGCTCGACGGCGGGCACGTCGTCGTTGCCCTGTGGGACGGGATCAAGCGTCTGTTCGCCAAGCTCACGGGCCGACCCGCTCCAAAGCCAGCTGATGCGACGCGACTCGTCCCTTTGACGCTCGTGGTTGTGGTGATCATGATCGGCATGGCGGCGATTCTGTTCGCCGCAGACATCGTCAACCCGGTCGACATCTTCGGCGGGCCGTAGGGAGGCCTCAGCTCAATACCCCATGGCGTCTAGCCGAGCCGCTTCAGAACCGTTTGCGCCGCCAGGCGGCCGGCCATGCCGTTGACCCCGGGGCCGGGCATCGTCGAAGCCGACGCGAGGAAAATGCGCTCGTCGCTCGTTGCCCATGGCGTGAGGCTTGCGGTGGGGCGCGCGAGGAGCTGGCGCAGGTCGGCCAGCCCGCCGTCGATCGATCCGCCGATGTCGTTGGCGTTGTGTGCCTCCATGGCGGCGGGGTCCATGGTGTGACGGCCGATGATGCGATCGCGGAACCCCGGAGCGAAACGCTCGATTTGCTGTTCAATCGCATCGGTCATGTCGACCTCGGATCCGTGGGGCACATGGCAATACGCCCAGAGCGTGTGCTTCCCTTCTGGGGCACGCGAGGGGTCGGCATCCGTCGGCTGCGACAACAGCACGAAGGGCTCATCAGGCACCCGTCCCTGGGCGACCTCGCGTTCCGCACGCACAACGTCGGCGCCACGGCCACCGATATGCACGGTGCCGGCGCCGGCAAGTTCGGGGTCCGACCACGGAACAGGTGCGTCGAGCGCCCAGTCCACCTTGAAAACGCCCGGTCCATAGCGGAATCTCGATAGCGTTTTTGCATACCGCGGGGCGAAGCGGTGGCCAGCAAGCTGTAGCGCCTGGCGTGGGGTGGTGCTGAGCAAAACCGCGCGCGCGGATGGCAGGTTGTCGACGTTCCTCACGCGATGGCCCGTGACAACGTCTCCGCCCAGCGAGCGCAGACGCGCGATGAGGGCATCGGCGATCGACTGTGATCCGCCGATCGCCACGGGCCAGCCGACGCCGTGTGCGAATGCGCCGAGTGCGACGCCGATGAGCGCTGTCGCCGGCTGATGCAGATCGTTGATCGAGTGCGCTGCGATTCCGGCAAGGAGGGCACGCGTGTGTTCATCGCGGAGCCCGCGCATGAGCCAAGTGGTCGGCCAGACGCTCGTTGCGCCGAGTGCGATGAGGTCCGGGGTGGGGCGCAGGGGGTTGCCGATTGCGCGGGCGAGTTGCGGCCAGCGCGATCCGAATGTGCCCATGACGGCCTTCCACAGGGGCCCATCGGCACCGAGGCCCGCGGCGGTTTCGACGACGTCACGGCGCAGATAGGCCGTGTCACCCGGCGCGATGGGATGACCAAGCGGAATCCGCGGTTGTGCGAACGCAAGGCCCTCGCGGGCCAGTTCGAGCTCGCGGAACGCGGGGCTCGCGAGCGCCATTGGGTGAACGGCGGAGCACACATCGTGCCGGAAACCGGGCAGCGTGAGTTCCTCCGTGCGCATCCCGCCGCCCGCCTGATTCTGTGCCTCGAGGACGAGAACCTTCCATCCGGCCTCGGCGAGAGTGACGGCAGCAACGAGCCCGTTGGGGCCCGAGCCGACGACGACGGCATCTACGTCTGTGGTCACGCCCCTACGCTACCGGTGGCGTGAGCGACAAGGCGCTCAAGCGTACGGATTCCGTCGCGGGAAAGGATCGATTCCAGGTGGCCCTGAACGCTTGCGAAGCCGCGGCCGCGGAGGGCATAGACGTCACCGGAGGCGGACGCGGCGATGTCGACATCGCCGATTTCACCGCACCGGCTCTCACTCGGGGTGAGGTGGGAAACGCCGGGCATCACGTGCGCTGTGAAGGTGTTGTAGAACCCGATGGCCGCGGGTTCGCCAAAGATATCGACCGTCAGTTGCAGGCCCTGGTGGGGGCTGGCAAGCGGCTGAATGCCGATGCCGAGGCGCCGGGCGAGCACCTGGTGGCTCAGGCACACGGCGATCAGGGGCGAGCAGGCGTCGAGGCGCCGCGCAACGATCTCACGCAGGCGTCCGATGCGGGGGTTCTCGTCGTCGAGCGGATCGCCGGGGCCGGGGCCGGAGACGACGATTTCGGCCGCGTCGACCTGCTCGTTGGTCGCTTCGCTCCAGTGCACGATGCTCACGTCCAGGCCGAGATGGCGCAGCTGGTGCGCAAGCATCGTCGTGAATCGATCCTCAACGTCGATGACGAGAGCACTCTGCCCCGCGAACGGCGGCGTCGTTTCCGACGACTGTTCGTCGAGCCAGAAGGTGGCCAGCCGAGCGTTGCGCGAGGCGAGCAGCTCGGCGATCTCCGGAACATCGGCGAGCTTCGTGGGACCGGCAACCGGGGCGTCCTCGTCGACTCCTGCCACGTTCGTGAAGGCGCGCGGAATGGCGCCGATCGCGCCGAGGACTCCTGCCGCCTTGCCGTGGGTTTCGCCCACCTCGCCATACGGGTCGCTGTGGCGTACGAGGGTGGCACCGGCGGGAACCCGCAACATGCCGTTCTCGATATATGCCGTGCGGATGAGGATCGGCGCGTCCAGATCGTGTCCGCCGTCGCCTCGTGGCGTGAACAGCGCGGCGACGCCGGAATAGTATCCGCGCGGTTTCGTCTCGTGGCGGTTGATCACGGCGCACGCGTTCTGCATCGGTGACCCGGTCACGGTCGGGGCGAACATCGTCTCGCGCAGAATGTCGCGGGGGTCAAGGCGACTGGTTCCGCGCAGCACGTACTCCGTGTGCGTCAGCCGGGACATTTCCTTTAGGTGCGGGCCCGTAATTCTGCCGCCGTCGCTGCACACGGCGCTCATCATCTTGAGTTCTTCATCCACGACCATGAAGAGCTCTTCGGTTTCCTTCGTGTTCTCGAGAAACTCCGAGAGCGTTTCGACGGTCGGACCGCCAGAGGGATGACGGAACGTTCCCGAGATGGGATTCATCGTCACAACGCGCGCATCCGAGTCTCCGTCGCGGTGCGCCGTGACATGCGCTTCCGGGCTGGCGCCGACAGCGATGTGGTCCGGTGTGACGATGGCGAAGGTCCAGTACGCGCCGCGCTCGTGCTCGAGCAGGGCGCGGAACCACGTGAGCGCGGCCACGCGCGGATCCGCGGAAACCGACGCCGTGTAGTCGCGGCGAATCACGAAGTTCGCGCCCTCACCGCGCCCGATTTCGTCGCGAATGACGGTGCGGACAACGTCGGCGTATTCATCGTCGGTGATGTCGAAACCCGCGTCGCCGAGGGGAACCTGCTCCGAGGGGAGGGACGCGATCAGGTCAGCCGCCGCGAACGTTGTTCGGTCGTCCACGATCAAACAGCGCAGCGGTGCTCCGTCATCGTGCGCCGCGAATCCGCGCTCGCGCACCTGGCGAAAAGGGACGAGGGCGAGCACTTCCTGGGGGCGCCCGTCGTTTCCCGTGAGGGGGATATCGGCGAGCAGCTCCACA containing:
- a CDS encoding M50 family metallopeptidase, with product MTALAFAIGVLVMIVGLAVSIAIHEMGHILPAKAFGVRVGQYMIGFGPTLWSKQMGETEYGFKALPLGGFISIAGMYPPSSESAAQKSRIWSTLVQEARAANDETIEEAGDRTLYKQATWKRVVVMLGGPFMNLVLAVVLFSVLFSGIGVPQSTTTVESVSECVLPADSAQTSCEDGDPASPAAAAGLQPGDDIVSVDGTPVTTFAEASAIIRDRPGQGTAVDVLRDGQSVSLRVTPVLATNTYVNDAGEQITDEVGFVGFSPTTERVREPLWTGAEAAGDNIAAVSQIIVQLPVLLYDTAVDMFTGQDRDPNGPISVIGVGRIAGEVASYEAPIIDRIAVIINLLASLNIALMVFNLIPLLPLDGGHVVVALWDGIKRLFAKLTGRPAPKPADATRLVPLTLVVVVIMIGMAAILFAADIVNPVDIFGGP
- a CDS encoding phytoene desaturase family protein; amino-acid sequence: MTTDVDAVVVGSGPNGLVAAVTLAEAGWKVLVLEAQNQAGGGMRTEELTLPGFRHDVCSAVHPMALASPAFRELELAREGLAFAQPRIPLGHPIAPGDTAYLRRDVVETAAGLGADGPLWKAVMGTFGSRWPQLARAIGNPLRPTPDLIALGATSVWPTTWLMRGLRDEHTRALLAGIAAHSINDLHQPATALIGVALGAFAHGVGWPVAIGGSQSIADALIARLRSLGGDVVTGHRVRNVDNLPSARAVLLSTTPRQALQLAGHRFAPRYAKTLSRFRYGPGVFKVDWALDAPVPWSDPELAGAGTVHIGGRGADVVRAEREVAQGRVPDEPFVLLSQPTDADPSRAPEGKHTLWAYCHVPHGSEVDMTDAIEQQIERFAPGFRDRIIGRHTMDPAAMEAHNANDIGGSIDGGLADLRQLLARPTASLTPWATSDERIFLASASTMPGPGVNGMAGRLAAQTVLKRLG
- a CDS encoding anthranilate synthase family protein, which produces MTDPAFLRELAADPSHSFALIARDGADSVELLTGDIVDVELLADIPLTGNDGRPQEVLALVPFRQVRERGFAAHDDGAPLRCLIVDDRTTFAAADLIASLPSEQVPLGDAGFDITDDEYADVVRTVIRDEIGRGEGANFVIRRDYTASVSADPRVAALTWFRALLEHERGAYWTFAIVTPDHIAVGASPEAHVTAHRDGDSDARVVTMNPISGTFRHPSGGPTVETLSEFLENTKETEELFMVVDEELKMMSAVCSDGGRITGPHLKEMSRLTHTEYVLRGTSRLDPRDILRETMFAPTVTGSPMQNACAVINRHETKPRGYYSGVAALFTPRGDGGHDLDAPILIRTAYIENGMLRVPAGATLVRHSDPYGEVGETHGKAAGVLGAIGAIPRAFTNVAGVDEDAPVAGPTKLADVPEIAELLASRNARLATFWLDEQSSETTPPFAGQSALVIDVEDRFTTMLAHQLRHLGLDVSIVHWSEATNEQVDAAEIVVSGPGPGDPLDDENPRIGRLREIVARRLDACSPLIAVCLSHQVLARRLGIGIQPLASPHQGLQLTVDIFGEPAAIGFYNTFTAHVMPGVSHLTPSESRCGEIGDVDIAASASGDVYALRGRGFASVQGHLESILSRDGIRTLERLVAHATGSVGA